A segment of the Cellvibrio sp. KY-YJ-3 genome:
CCCGCGCGATAAATACTGACGTAGCCATTTTGGTCGCCCAAATGATCGGCAAACAGGTAGCCCACCTCGCCTGCCATATCGCGCGCCGCCCAGCGGCGTTTCGCTTCGGCCACCATGGCATCCACCGATGCCATGGGCGCAGCAATACCCGCTGCTTCATGCGGCAACCCCGTGCGCTCCGCCTCCAATACCTCGTGCTGGTCATGCAAGGGTTTGAGCATGGTGTGCGACACGGGAAAGTAAAAGAAGCTGGCAAAAATTACCAAACCGGTAAACGCAAAAAAGAAGTGGAAAGGCAAGGCCACCACACCGGTCATATTGTGCAAATCCAGAGCGCTGCGCTGGGTGCGCTTTTTAGGGCGGAAGGTAAACAACTCACGGAAAATTTTGCGATGCATAATCACCCCGGTCACCAGCGCCGCCAGCATCACAAAAGCCGCCAGCCCGACTATGTAGTAACCAATATTTTTCCAATGCCAGTTGAGGCTGTAATGCATAGGGTAAAACCAGCGGCTGCCAATTTTTAAGGCATCGTCGGGAATGGCCTCGCCAGTGCGCGGATCGATGGTCGCCCAACCATGGACGTGCAGGTGATCGTCGGCTGGATTCAGGGGTTTATTGGGGATACTGAACTCGGCACCAATGGACAATACCGGGTCGCGGTGTGTGGTGTAGGCATAGAGCGATGCCATGGGCATAGTGTCTGGATGGGGCAAATCGCCCACTACCCGCGCTGCGGTTGCGGCCATGTCGTCTGGATGTGCACGCAGTTTTTCAAACACCGGTTTAAGCAAATGATCAAACGACGGCATGGGCTGGGGTTCGAAACGGGTGTCAGGAATCGCCCAGCGGTCAATCTCACGATCAAAGACTGAGAGCGCGCCAAAGAAGAAACAAATCATGAGCACAAAGCCCAGCACCAGGCCAAACCAGGTGTGTACCCATGTCATTGATAGACGAAAATTGTTAAACATTAAAATCTCCCACCATGAAAACCTCAGCCCAATAAGGTGCGTTGCAGCGCCCAAGCGGCCGAGGTCATTAATACTGCCCCACTACCCAACAAGACCCATACCCGCAGCATACTGGCGGCGGCAAACGCCCAGAGGAATAACCCCAAAAACACCAGAAACGAGAGTAGTAAAACCCCGGTCTCGGCCTCGTGAAAATCCACACCCAGAGCCACCAACCCGGCCATGCCGAGTGCGGTAAAACCCCAGGTAAATGCGTAACCGCCCAAAAGCGCCGCCGCGATACGGTTGATGGTGACCCAATACGTCGTCATAAGAAGTCTCGTCGTATAACACTGAGGTACAACATTCTGTCGCCTCACATTTCTGAAAAGTCACACATGCTTTCACAAATGATACTTATTCGCAATAAGAACCAGCAAAGAAGAAGTGTTAAGACGTGAAAGCATTAATCAAATGAGATTGATTCCCAACTTAAACCCATTAAGATGGCCTCCCTGACACCCACCCTAATGATGAGGACTTATGCAGCGCCTGCTCTTAACCACCTGTCTGTTTCTACCATTGTTGGCCACATCCCATTCGATTAACGCTCAGCCCAACGAGCTGCAAGTTGTTACCCATCGCTTGGAAACCACGGCGCTGGGCAGTGAGTTGGAGCTGAGTGGCACGCTGCGTGCCCTGCGCGATTCCACCTTGTCGGTTTCCGTTAATGCGCTAGTCAAGCGCCTGCATGTAGACCTTGGCAGCCGCGTTAAACAGGGTGATCTGCTGCTGGAGTTGGACGACAGCATCGCCAAACAGGAGCACCAGCGCGCTCTGGCGCAGCTGTCTGCCGCTGAAACTGCCGCCACTGAAGCCGCTCGCCTGCGCGATGAAGCACTGCGCTTAAAACAGCAAAGTCATATTGCCCAGAGCGAAGTGAGCGCCCGTGAAAGCGCAGCCAAACTGGCAATGGCACGCTTGCAGGAAGCCCGCGCCGACGCGCGTATCGCCGCCGAACATTTAGCCAAACATCAGCTCAAAGCGCCATTTGATGGGGTGATCAGTGTGCGCTGGACTGATCTGGGGCAATGGTTAAACCCGGGCGATCAAGTTTTTACCCTCGTCTCAATGGATTTATTGCGCCTGGATGTCCAGCTGCCGCAGGAACACTTGCCCAGCATCGAGCATATTCAAACCGTGCAGATCCGCCCTGATTCCCAACCCGGCCTGCAGATTCCAGCGCGGATCGACACGCTAGTGCCGGTGGGTGACGCATCGCGCAGCTTCCTGCTGCGCCTCGCGGCAACGGAGGCTTCGCCCGCACTGGTACCGGGTGCCTCTGCCCGTGCACATTTAGTGTTCAAGCAAGCGAAGACTGCTGTGTTATTGCCGCGCGATGCGGTGCTGCGCAATGCCGACGGTAACTTCAGTGTCTTTGTGGTGGAAAACGGTAAAGCCAAGCGCCGCCAGATTGCGCTGGGCAACAGCGGGCGCGACGGTTATTTAGTCGAACAAGGGTTAAAAGCCGGAGAGCAGGTGGTAATTCGCGGCAACGAGCTGTTAAGTGATGGGCAATCAGTGACCATTACCGCCGCCTCAACATCCAGCGCGCAGGGCCAAAACGATGATTGAAAAACTGGTTCTTCAAGGGCGCTTGCTGAGCGTTATAGTGCTGATTGTGTGTGTACTCGGCCTGGCAGCAGCCCTGCGCATGCCGGTGCAGATGATTCCCAACCTGGATACCCGCATCATCACCGTTGAAACCGGCTGGCCGGGGGCGACACCGCAAGATATCGAAAAAGAAATCCTGCTGGAACAGGAGCGCTACCTGCGTTCGCTGCCCAACCTCAGCCGCATGGAATCCTTCGCCGAGATGGGCACAGCCGTGATCGAGTTGGAATTCCCCATCGGAGTCGAGGCCAATGAAGCGCTTATCCGGGTTTCCAATGCCCTGAGCCAGGTGCCCAACTACCCCGAAAACGTCGATCAACCGCGCCTGTACAGCGAATCCTTTTCCGAAAATGCGTTCATGTATTTCGCCGTGCTGCCGCAAGTGGGCAACCCACGCGATTTGGATATGGACATGATCAGCGATTTTATCGATGACAACCTGCGCCCGCGCATGGAGCGGGTTGCCGGAGTATCGCAAGTCGAGATGAGCAACACCCTGCGCCAGATCCAGATCCAGGTCGACCCAGCACGGCTCGCCCAGCGCAACCTGAGCCTGGAGGACGTAAGCAACGCCATTCGCGCCCGTAACCGCGATGTATCCGCCGGCGACATCAACGAAGGCAAACGCCGTTACTTGCTGCGCACTACCAGCCGCTTCGATGATATTAACGACCTGCAAAACCTGATTATCACCCACAGCGATGGCAGCCATATCCGTTTGGGGGACGTCGCCGAAGTCCGCCTTGATCACTATGAGAAACGCGGCTACTCCATCGTTAACGGCGAGGAAGCACTGACCCTGGCCGTCAAACGCCAGCAGGGTTCCAACGTTATCGATATCAAACGCGCCATGCTCGCGGAGATCGACAAATTGCGCGTTGACCTGCTGGAGCCCAACGGCCTGCGCATTTTGATGATTGGCGACGATGTGCGCTACGTTGAGAGCTCCATCAGCAATGTTTTCTCCAACCTTTGCCTCGGCGCCCTGCTCGCCACTCTGGTGATGTACCTATTCCTGCGTTCGGGCCGCGCTACGCTCATCTGCTTGATGGGGATTCCGGTGTGCACTATCGCCTCCTTCATTGGGCTGGCCGCCTTTGATCGCACCATCAACGTGATCTCCCTCGCCGGTATTGCCTTTGCGATTGGTATGACGGTGGATAACAGCATTGTGGTGCTGGAAAGCATTGAGCAGGCGCGGCGACGCGGGTTGGATCGTATCGAAGCCGCCGTCACCGGCGTGCGCGAGGTATGGAGCGCGGTGATTGCATCCAGCGCTACCACCATTTTGGTATTTGCGCCGGTGCTATTTGTTACCGACGAAGCGGGACAACTCTATTCCGATATCGCACTGGCTATCTCTGCCTCTATTTTTGCCTCAATGCTGTTTGCACTGTTTGTGGTGCCCGCCGCCAGTGCCGCCATCGGTGGGCGAATGGACATGGGCGAAGGTTCCAAACGCGAAGCAGCTATCCTGAAAATAACTGACTGGCTCTGCTGCACCCTCAAGCGCCGCTACCTGACGATGGCTCTGACGCTGGTCGGTAGCCTTGGTTTGGCACTGGTATTTATGCCCGCCGCCGAATACCTGCCTGAGGGCGAAGAGCCAAAAGCCTTTAGCAGTATGTTTGCGCCGCCCGGCTACAACATCGAGGAAATGCACAAGATCGGCACTGAAATTCAAACCGAATTGAATCAGGCAACTGCAGAGGACTACACCGCTGAAAACGCTGGTATTCCGCCGCTGAAATACTACTTTCTGCGGATCAGTGCCGGGCAACTCTGGCTGATGAGCGAACCGCGCGACCCCGCCGATATCGATGTCATGATGACAGCACTGGTGACCCGCTTTGAGACCTACCCCGGCATGCGCGCCTTTTCGGCCCGTGGTTCGATCATCTCCAGCAATCAGGGCGGCACCCGCGCGGTGGAGTTAAACATCACCGGCCCTGACCTGGGCGAACTCTACGACACAGCGCGCCACGTGATGCGCCGCGCGGAAGACGTATTTGAAG
Coding sequences within it:
- a CDS encoding PepSY domain-containing protein — translated: MFNNFRLSMTWVHTWFGLVLGFVLMICFFFGALSVFDREIDRWAIPDTRFEPQPMPSFDHLLKPVFEKLRAHPDDMAATAARVVGDLPHPDTMPMASLYAYTTHRDPVLSIGAEFSIPNKPLNPADDHLHVHGWATIDPRTGEAIPDDALKIGSRWFYPMHYSLNWHWKNIGYYIVGLAAFVMLAALVTGVIMHRKIFRELFTFRPKKRTQRSALDLHNMTGVVALPFHFFFAFTGLVIFASFFYFPVSHTMLKPLHDQHEVLEAERTGLPHEAAGIAAPMASVDAMVAEAKRRWAARDMAGEVGYLFADHLGDQNGYVSIYRAGSDRVALVGEGIHFKASTGEVLREDPPRTVVSEINEFLTGLHLQHFEHWLLRWLYVIGGLLGCICIATGFIFFVEKRKQQHAKTQSQGSRIVDALAVTTVTGMLIASFAMLVANRLLPADLAGKGDWEINAFWFAWLLAFLHAAWRSAPVARAARNPAWREQCWIAALLAVAAVVLNWLTTGDHLVKTVFTQTYWPVAGVDLSLLATAALSVFAARKLKLREQPVANIAAQEADLELVGDMKHV
- a CDS encoding efflux RND transporter periplasmic adaptor subunit, which translates into the protein MQRLLLTTCLFLPLLATSHSINAQPNELQVVTHRLETTALGSELELSGTLRALRDSTLSVSVNALVKRLHVDLGSRVKQGDLLLELDDSIAKQEHQRALAQLSAAETAATEAARLRDEALRLKQQSHIAQSEVSARESAAKLAMARLQEARADARIAAEHLAKHQLKAPFDGVISVRWTDLGQWLNPGDQVFTLVSMDLLRLDVQLPQEHLPSIEHIQTVQIRPDSQPGLQIPARIDTLVPVGDASRSFLLRLAATEASPALVPGASARAHLVFKQAKTAVLLPRDAVLRNADGNFSVFVVENGKAKRRQIALGNSGRDGYLVEQGLKAGEQVVIRGNELLSDGQSVTITAASTSSAQGQNDD
- a CDS encoding efflux RND transporter permease subunit: MIEKLVLQGRLLSVIVLIVCVLGLAAALRMPVQMIPNLDTRIITVETGWPGATPQDIEKEILLEQERYLRSLPNLSRMESFAEMGTAVIELEFPIGVEANEALIRVSNALSQVPNYPENVDQPRLYSESFSENAFMYFAVLPQVGNPRDLDMDMISDFIDDNLRPRMERVAGVSQVEMSNTLRQIQIQVDPARLAQRNLSLEDVSNAIRARNRDVSAGDINEGKRRYLLRTTSRFDDINDLQNLIITHSDGSHIRLGDVAEVRLDHYEKRGYSIVNGEEALTLAVKRQQGSNVIDIKRAMLAEIDKLRVDLLEPNGLRILMIGDDVRYVESSISNVFSNLCLGALLATLVMYLFLRSGRATLICLMGIPVCTIASFIGLAAFDRTINVISLAGIAFAIGMTVDNSIVVLESIEQARRRGLDRIEAAVTGVREVWSAVIASSATTILVFAPVLFVTDEAGQLYSDIALAISASIFASMLFALFVVPAASAAIGGRMDMGEGSKREAAILKITDWLCCTLKRRYLTMALTLVGSLGLALVFMPAAEYLPEGEEPKAFSSMFAPPGYNIEEMHKIGTEIQTELNQATAEDYTAENAGIPPLKYYFLRISAGQLWLMSEPRDPADIDVMMTALVTRFETYPGMRAFSARGSIISSNQGGTRAVELNITGPDLGELYDTARHVMRRAEDVFEEPRIDSSPSSLSLDQPLIEIRPRWERLAELGFSPEEFGFIVAAYSDGAFVGEFIDGDDKIDMFLFSTAGNRQQLSELAQVPISTPNGQVMPLSALAELRETVDSEELRRVNGQRTVSVYIIPADDVALETAVDKMRTELIPAMKRAGELPSRVALSITGAADDLASTRASLLNNFAVALVLIYLLLVAIFSHWGYPLLIMTTVPLGIAGGLVGLVATNALSALLATIGLGGSHQAFDMITMLGFVILLGTVVNNPILIVEQTRRNLDERQLPIAEAVREAVASRLRPILMSTATTIFGLLPLVLIPGAGTELYRGVGIVVLCGLTASMLLTLSFLPCLLIEVLNPEASWRDKLTRLVPRKNVTSK